The window CCGAACTCCCGGTACTTGGTGTTTCCTTGCCGAGAGAGAGGCCCTTAAGCCGCTGAGGTGTTGTTCCTAAGTTTCCCACTATTGCCTGCGCGAACTCCATGGTGGATGCCCTACGCAAGCTGGTTTTCTCGCTATATATATCGGCAGTATGCACGCCATCTTCTAAGGTCTTCAAAAATGCGTTACGGATCACCCCGGCCTTGTCCAGCTGCCCGATGTGCACTAACATTTGCACAGCCGCGTTGAGCAGCCCTGAGGGATTGGCCACATTCTTGCCTGCTATATCGGGTGCTGAGCCGTGTACTGCCTCGAACATGGCGTAATAATCACCTATGTTCGCACTGCCAGTGAGCCCTATAGACCCAGAAGAGAGCGACACTATGTCTGATACAATGTCTCCATACAGATTTGTGGTTACCACAACATCAAAATCCTCCGGGTTGCTGGCGATCTTAGCCATGCCCACATCAACTATGTAGTAGTTTGCTTCAATATCTGGATAGCCCTTGGCGACCTTGTCGAAAGAAGCGTGCAGTATTCCGTCAGTCATTTTCATGATGTTATCTTTCACGAAACACGTAACCTTCTTTCTATTGTGAGCCCTGGCGTAGTTAAACGCATACGCACAGATTTTTTCCGAGGCGGACCTGGTTGAAATCTTCACGCACTCATGGGTGTCTTCAGATAGTTTGTGCTCAACACCGCTGTAGGTGTCTTCCTCATTCTCTCTGATGATTACCACATCCAAATCTGGGTGCTTAGTGCCTACAACGGGAAAATAAGAAACGCAGGGCCGCACGTTTACATAAAGCCCCAGCCTCTGCCTGAGGGCGACATTCAAACTCTTATGCCCACTACCCTGTGGGGTCATAGTAGGGGCCTTAAGCAGCAGCCTAGTCCTGCTGATTGACTCCCACGCAGAGGGAGCGATGCCAGAAGTCCACTCCTTTTTATACTGGTTGTGGCCTATATCCACGGTTTCTATAGAAACATCTGCTCTGGCCTCCTTCAAGATGAACAGCACGGCCTCCATAATTTCCGGCCCTACTCCATCTCCATACGCTACGGTTATAGGTACTGACATAGACTCCCAACACAAGAGCCCACAGTATAGCGAATATTGCTCAAATGGGAAACGTTAAATACACGCGCTGTGGGTAAAGCTGACGGCTAATCATATACTGAAAGGCGAATATCAGCCATTATAGCACACTCTAACACTCACGCATGCCGGTATAGGTTTATGTGGCGCTATCAGCAGAGCAGGTACCCAGCGTTGGCCTCACGACCAACTTTGTTGAGATTGCAAGGTTGCTATGTAGGCAAAGTGCTTGTAGAGCGCGTACCACCCGCCACGGCGTGCCGGCTAGAAGTTAAATTTCCAAAAGCCCCCTGGCAAATTCCCGGGCGGAAAAATCCTTCAGGTCATCTATACCTTCGCCGACTCCCACCGCATGTATGTGTATGCCATACTTCTGTGCTACACTTAGCACTATACCACCTTTGGCTGTGCCATCTAGTTTGGTGAGCACTATGCCATTCACCCCAGCAAAACTTGAAAAGAGCTCAACCTGCGAGAATGCATTTTGCCCTATTGTTGCGTCTAGCACTATTATAGTGTTATGTGGAGCCTTTTTGTCATGCCTGCCTATCACGCGGCGTACCTTGGCCAACTCTTCCATTAGATTTTTGTGGTTTTGTAGGCGCCCAGCGGTGTCTATAAGCACCACATCTATTTTCTCGCGTATGGCTTGATCAACCGCCTTATATGCTATACTTGCGGCATCAGCCCCGGCCTCCCCCGCTATAATTGGACAAGATATTCTATCGGCCCAAATCTTTAACTGGCTAACCGCAGCTGCACGGAAGGTGTCACACGCACCCATGAGTACAGATTTGCCTTCCCGCTGGAATTTGCGCGCAAGTTTAGCGGCTGTGGTAGTCTTACCACTGCCGTTGACCCCACATAACATTACCACCTGGGGGCTGTGCTCTATAGATATTGGAACGGCGACCTTGGTGAGAAATGCCTCGATTTCTTCAGCCAGTGTTTCTCGTACCCGGGCACAGCTGGGTTCGCTAAACTGCATTGCAGCTATCTTCTGTGTGAAAAAAGACGCACTCTCGCGCCCCATATCGGTCGATATGAGCAGGTGCAACAACTCCTTCAAAGTTTCTTGGTCGACCTTCCTGCCTTCTTGGAATAGCTTCCTAATTCCTGCATTGAGCCTGGATGAGGTCTTCAGCAGGCTGTCCTTCAAGCTACCTAGCAACCCTTGATCGCACTCCATAAACGTAGACCTAACAGCTTGAAACTCCCGACGTGTGTGGTACCATCACCACGACATGCAGGGGGGAGCTCCTAATTAATGCAAGCGCACTTCGTAACATCCTGCGGGACGGATGCAGGGAAGACCTTTATCACTACAGCGCTGTGCTGGAATTTTAGAAGAATTGGTGAAGCTGTGCAAGCTATTAAGCCAGTGGTGAGTGGGTATAACGAGGACAACCCAGAATGTAGCGATACTTTTCAGATTATTGCTAGCTTAGGATATGATTTTACCCAAGAAAACGTGGATAAGGTTTCTCCGTGGAGGTTAAAACATCCGCGTGCCCCGAATATTGCATCAAGGATGGAAGGTGTTAATCTGAACTATAGCGAGATTTTGCGGTTTTGTGCCGAGCGTTGCAAAAATGCGTCCGGACACATATTAATTGAGGGCGTTGGTGGAGTTATGTCCCCACTAACGGATGAAAAAAGCTGCATAGACTTAATAAAAGATCTGGATATCGCTGTGGTTTTGGTTGCAAACCCATATTTGGGGAGCATAAGCCACGTGTTGACGGCTTTGGAAGCGCTGCGGGGTATGCAGGTGAAGATTGTGATTACCCTTAAGGACCTAGGTAATACACATTGCACAGATTTGGTAGAGTGCCTGCGTTCGTATTGTGGACGTTCAGCATACGTTCAGGGCCACGTTAGTGGCGAACACGAAAAGTGGGTGCTGGCGGGGCAGGGAATAGTAGACTTCATTACGAACAACAGCGCTTAATTGCCGTCATGGGGGCCATATGCACGGTAGGGTGTAGGCGACGCAGCAGCATCCCTCTTCTCGTATAGCGTCATGCCAAACGTCAAACGGCCAGGTTCCACACTCTCCCGGATCCCTGTTGCTTAATGCAGATAACACTGCCTTAATCTTCCCCCTCATCACTGTATAGCTTCTGTTGCTTCTCCCGCCTTTCCTGCTCCTCTATACAGTATAGAGTTACGGGGTTTGCTTCCAGTCTTGCTGTGCCGATTTTCTCCCCCGTTTCCTCGCAGTACCCGTACAGGCCGTTGTCAATTCTCTGTAGCGCCTTATCAATTTCCACAGTCAGAGCATCATTGCGGTCACACGTTTGTAGGGTTAAGTCTGTATCGTACTCTCTGGTGGCCATATCGGTAAGGTCAGCGTCTGCGTGAGATTGCAAAACCTCCCTGGCTTTCTCCGCAGATTCCCTCTGCAGCGCCTGTTTCCATGTGATGAGCTTGTTTCTGAAATAGTCCAGCTGCTTAGGGTTCATGTAGTTTTCATCTTCTTCATCCAAGATGTACTTAGGCAACACTGCACTCTCCGGTGTTATAGCATAACTGCAATCCTAAGAATGCTTGATTAACATTTGGTGTACCACTATGCTGCTAGGGAATTATACACAGTGTCTTATCGTGTCCCATGGAAGCGTGCTAATACGCGAGCTTAAAATAATATCTTGCAACACTGGCAGCGCGGCGCAGGTTGTTTTACTGTTTGTTGTGGTGGTAGGTACTGCATTATTCGTACTGCCGCCGGGATGCGCTAGTGAGGTAATGCCGTGCTTATTCTGGGTTTGCAGTGCATCAGTGACACAAACATCTATTAGGGCGCTACTGGAAGATGATTACCGTAGCGGAATGCTCGAGCAATTGCTCATACAGAAGCTTATACCAGAGGCTGTCATATTTATGAAAGTACTTGCGCATTGGATGTGTATTTCAGTGCCCATAAGCATCACTGCTGGGTTGATACAACTCACAATGTTAGGGGGAAATATCCACTATGCGATTGCACTAAGCTTGGCTTTAGGCGCGGGGCTGCTGGTTGTTAATTGTGTGTCTGCTGTGGGGCACTCTCTGGTATTGGGTGGCGAAGGCAAGCTGATCACAGCCCAGATTTTGGTTTTCCCGATAATTGTACCAGTGGTTATATGCTCCCATCTCTGTCTTGAGAGCATGGTAGATTCTACCTTTACCAGAGCAACTGTATTACTGGGGGCGGGTGTATTGTGCTTAATACCTGTTAGCGTACTTTTTACACTAGCAGCCGTTCGGCTAGCTGTAGAGAAAGACTAAAACGGTGCGTGCCAAATGAGGTTTACACAACTCGACAAGTGCGCAAATTTGCTGCGATGCGCTACGGCTCTCGTGCCAGTTGCGCCATAGCGAATTGACTTTTAGTAGACATTGCCTATAGTAGTGAACATTGGGTGATTAGCTCAGGTGGTAGAGCGTTTGCTTGACGTGCAAGAGGTCACTGGTTCGAGTCCAGTATTACCCACTACACGGGGGTGATGCGTATGTCCAGCCATGGTGGTGAGTTCTGCACACATACGCACAGAAGAATGGCACTTTCCATAGTTGTGGTTGCAGTGGCGATGACAGCCGAGGTTATAGGTGGGTTTGCGTCAAACTCACTAGCCTTGCTTTCTGATGCTGGTCACATGCTGACAGATCTTGTGGCACTCACGCTTAGTTGGTTGGCGTATAAGTTTGCTGTAAAGGAGTCTGATGCGTGTAGGTCATACGGCTATCACAGATTTCAGGTTATGGCTGCGTTCGTCAACGGCGTCTCTTTGTTTGTGGTAGCAATCCTTATAGTCTGTGAGTCGGCGAAGAGGTTTATTTACCCAGTTGAGGTGCACTGGCAGATCATGCTGATTGTAGCATTGCTAGGGCTGGTAGCGAATGTGACAGTGTTTGTCATCCTGTACAGGAAGGATGAACACAACTTGAATATCAAGAGTGCGGTGCTACACGTTGTAGGAGATCTGCTAAGTTCTGTTGCTGCTGTTCTATCTTCTATTGTTATTATGCTCAGTGGGTGGCAGATTATTGATCCTTTGTTATCTGTGTTTGCCAGTGGTTTGATGTTCTATAGCGCATTTAGAATAGTGAAAAGCTCAGGCAATATTTTGCT of the Anaplasma centrale str. Israel genome contains:
- the icd gene encoding isocitrate dehydrogenase encodes the protein MSVPITVAYGDGVGPEIMEAVLFILKEARADVSIETVDIGHNQYKKEWTSGIAPSAWESISRTRLLLKAPTMTPQGSGHKSLNVALRQRLGLYVNVRPCVSYFPVVGTKHPDLDVVIIRENEEDTYSGVEHKLSEDTHECVKISTRSASEKICAYAFNYARAHNRKKVTCFVKDNIMKMTDGILHASFDKVAKGYPDIEANYYIVDVGMAKIASNPEDFDVVVTTNLYGDIVSDIVSLSSGSIGLTGSANIGDYYAMFEAVHGSAPDIAGKNVANPSGLLNAAVQMLVHIGQLDKAGVIRNAFLKTLEDGVHTADIYSEKTSLRRASTMEFAQAIVGNLGTTPQRLKGLSLGKETPSTGSSGYVRSNPKRVLVGVDVTVHWDKGTDIKELVGSLSGLSSELKLQLVYAKGLELWPKAPYSYTYVDLVSCRFYAEGKEEDGVDGREVGNLLLKMEDAGIDTVKMVKLYLYDGGQGFFTP
- the ftsY gene encoding signal recognition particle-docking protein FtsY, producing MECDQGLLGSLKDSLLKTSSRLNAGIRKLFQEGRKVDQETLKELLHLLISTDMGRESASFFTQKIAAMQFSEPSCARVRETLAEEIEAFLTKVAVPISIEHSPQVVMLCGVNGSGKTTTAAKLARKFQREGKSVLMGACDTFRAAAVSQLKIWADRISCPIIAGEAGADAASIAYKAVDQAIREKIDVVLIDTAGRLQNHKNLMEELAKVRRVIGRHDKKAPHNTIIVLDATIGQNAFSQVELFSSFAGVNGIVLTKLDGTAKGGIVLSVAQKYGIHIHAVGVGEGIDDLKDFSAREFARGLLEI
- the bioD gene encoding dethiobiotin synthase, whose protein sequence is MQAHFVTSCGTDAGKTFITTALCWNFRRIGEAVQAIKPVVSGYNEDNPECSDTFQIIASLGYDFTQENVDKVSPWRLKHPRAPNIASRMEGVNLNYSEILRFCAERCKNASGHILIEGVGGVMSPLTDEKSCIDLIKDLDIAVVLVANPYLGSISHVLTALEALRGMQVKIVITLKDLGNTHCTDLVECLRSYCGRSAYVQGHVSGEHEKWVLAGQGIVDFITNNSA
- a CDS encoding TraR/DksA family transcriptional regulator, encoding MLPKYILDEEDENYMNPKQLDYFRNKLITWKQALQRESAEKAREVLQSHADADLTDMATREYDTDLTLQTCDRNDALTVEIDKALQRIDNGLYGYCEETGEKIGTARLEANPVTLYCIEEQERREKQQKLYSDEGED
- a CDS encoding heme exporter protein CcmB, with translation MLLGNYTQCLIVSHGSVLIRELKIISCNTGSAAQVVLLFVVVVGTALFVLPPGCASEVMPCLFWVCSASVTQTSIRALLEDDYRSGMLEQLLIQKLIPEAVIFMKVLAHWMCISVPISITAGLIQLTMLGGNIHYAIALSLALGAGLLVVNCVSAVGHSLVLGGEGKLITAQILVFPIIVPVVICSHLCLESMVDSTFTRATVLLGAGVLCLIPVSVLFTLAAVRLAVEKD
- a CDS encoding cation diffusion facilitator family transporter — translated: MSSHGGEFCTHTHRRMALSIVVVAVAMTAEVIGGFASNSLALLSDAGHMLTDLVALTLSWLAYKFAVKESDACRSYGYHRFQVMAAFVNGVSLFVVAILIVCESAKRFIYPVEVHWQIMLIVALLGLVANVTVFVILYRKDEHNLNIKSAVLHVVGDLLSSVAAVLSSIVIMLSGWQIIDPLLSVFASGLMFYSAFRIVKSSGNILLEGKPENIDIEEVRNSILGNIPAVIDIHHVHLWSLTHDYPIMTMHVKVHAPLASDKAHSALLISIKKLLNEKFGISHVTIEIECGECSDAS